The window CTATAATCAAAACAATGAAAAAAGAAGAATTAGGCAAAATTTTGCGTATAGAAGAAAAACGCCAAGAGATTTTAGCTTTGGAAAAAGAGATGCAAGACCCTAATTTTTGGCAAAACAAAAGCGCCCAAGAAAAAGCAGAAAGATACTCCCAGCTTAAAAACATTGTTGACAAATTTGACTTTGCCACAACAAAAGAGCTTAAAGAACTGGAAAAAGAAGCTTTATTTAGCGGTCCTTATGATGCCTATCCTGCTATTATCTCCCTCTCTGCTGGCACAGGAGGGGTAGACGCCTGTGATTGCGCCCAGATGCTGGAAAGAATGTACCTTAAGTTTGCAGAAAAAATGGGGTTTAGGACCACACTTCTTTACCGCCTTACCAATGAAGAAGCAGGTATAAAACAGGCAGTTTACCAAATTAAAGGCAAAAATGCTTTTGGCTGGTTGCAATCAGAACACGGAGTTCATCGTATTGTCCGCATCAGCCCTTTTAATGCCCAAGGATTAAGGCAAACCTCTTTTGTTTTGGTGGAAGTAATCCCAGAAATCCCAGAACCAAAAATAGATATAGACAACAAAGACCTAAAGATTGAAACATTCCGCGCTTCTGGACACGGGGGGCAACATGTTAATACCACTGACTCAGCAGTACGCATTACTCATTTACCTACTGGTATTACTGTTAGTTGCCAAAATGAACGCTCCCAAATACAGAATAGAGAAGAAGCCTTAAAAATACTCAAATCCCGGCTTCTGCTTCTTAAAGAGGAAGAACACAAACAAAAACTCCAACAAATAAAAGGAAAAACCCAAGCTTCTTGGGGGAGACAAATCCGCTCCTATGTGTTTGACCCCTATCAATTAGTTAAAGACCACCGTACTAATTTGGAAACAAGACAAATAGAAAAAATTTTAAACGGAGATCTGGAAAAATTTGCACTCAGCTTTTTAAAATGGAAAAATAAAACCGTAAAATAACTTTAATAGTATGTTTCAACAATTTAAAGATTTAATGAAACTGCAGTCCCAAGCCAAAAGAATGCAAAAAGAACTTAAAAAAACAGTAGTGGAAGCAGAAGGAGAAGGGGGGAAAATCAAAGTGGAAATGAATGGAGAGCAAAAAGTGGTCAATTTAGAGATAGCAGCAGAACTGCTAAAACCAGAAAACAAAAGACGTCTTGAAAAAGCTCTGCTTAAAACCTTGGCTGAAGCCTCAAAAGCGATTCAAAAAATTATTGCCCAAAAAGGGAAATCAATGATGGGAGATCTGCCTAACTTTTTGAAATAATGACCAGTCAAGAAACAATACTTATTTTAGGTTTAGGCAACCCCGGCGAAAAATTTATTCAGACCCGGCATAATTTTGGTTTTTTTGCCTTAGACAGCTTGCTAAAGGCTCTGGAAGAAACAGGCAATCAAAAATTAGGTTTTAAAACCGAGAAAAAATTCAAAAGTGAAATTTGCCGACTAAATTATCCGGAAAACCAAAAAATTATTCTGGCCAAACCCCTTACTTTTGTAAACCTTTCCGGAGAAGCCGCAATAGCTCTAAAAAAATTTTTCAAACCCCATAAAATTATAGTTGTTTACGACGACTTCAATTTGCCTTTAAAAACAATCAGACTGAAGTTCGCCGGCCAGAGTGGGGGACACAAGGGGGTAAAAAACATTATTGAAAAAATAGGTAGTGACTTCTGGCGCCTAAAACTTGGGATTGGCCCCCAGCCTTTTAAAATGCGGGCAGAAAAATTTGTCCTGCAAAAAATAGATCCCAAAGAAAAGAAAACATTTGAGCAAATCGCCCAAAAAGCCGCCTCACTGCTTTTAAAAATTTTAAAAGACGAAGAGAAACTTGCCCCTACAACTATTAAGGATAACAAAGAGTAAAGATTCACTTTATCCTTCCATAATCATCTTCTTTCCTCTCAATATCATCTTCCTCAAGATATTCACCCTGCTGGATTTCTACTATTTTTAAAGTTTTTGACCCTGGGTTTTTGAGCCGGTGCCATTCTTTTTGCGCGATTTTAATTACCTCCCCTTCCTTTAAGAGCTTTTTTTGTTTTCCCTTGTACACTAAAGCTTGGCCTTGAACCACAACCCACACCTCTTTGCGATGAAAATGACGTTGCAGACTAAGACGATGCCCGGGCTTTACCTCTAAATACTTAACCTTAAACCCAACTCTTTCGTCTAATACCTCCCACTTGCCCCAAGGTCGAAAATCAAAAGAGCCCTCTGGAAGAGAAAAAATATTCTTATTCTTAATAAAAGAAAACGCCTCAATAATACCCCAAGGGGCAGATTTAGAACTAATAAACCCCCCTAAATTCTTAACTCTTTTTTTAACTTTACTAGCAGCATCTTTAAAGGTAACAGGAAAACCAGCTTCAAACATATCAAGATCATTCTCTCCGTCTCCACAAATAATTGCTTCACCAGCACCAATCTTTTCAAAAAACCGCTCCACAGCTCTTTTCTTATTAACTCCAATTATCAAAACATCAAAACCACCATCATGATGAAGGATAAATTTTACTTTTTCTTCCTTATCTTTTAGAGTTCTCAGCTCAGCAAAAAGAGAAGGGGAACGGCGGAAATAAAAAGTGACCACTGTCTCTTTAGGTTCTTCAAAAATAATCCAGCGGCTATATCGGCTTTCTATCTGGGAACGATAATACCTAACTGCTTCTCTCTCTTTTTTAGAAAGCAAATACTCTTTTTTTAGTTTTTGCCAGTTGTATAAAACTCCACCATTTTCAGCAATTACCCATGGAAAAGCATTTAAACCTAACCCCCGGGCTAAACCAGCAAGATATTCACCATTTTTGCCTGAACATAAAATCTGCTTCACACCTTTAGTATTTAAAGAAAGAAGAAAGGTTTTAAATCTGGAGGGCGGGGTGGCAAAAGGAGGCGCCAAAGTGCCATCAACATCGTAAAAAATCAGGGGTGAGGCAGCTATTTTTGCTTTTTGAGACATATATTATGAAATTTTATGAAAAAAAGTTTTAAAAAGCAAAAATGGGTGTGGATAAGACAAAACATTAAGAAAACATTTGACTTAAAACCAATCTTCTGTTATCTTATTTTGCGTCTTACAGCTATGCGAAAAAGATCTAAAGCCTACCAAAAAGCAGCCAAAAATTTCAAAAACAAGATCTACGCTTTAGAAGAAGCGGTAGAAATTTTGCTTAAAAACAAAACCGCCAAATTTGATGAAACTTTAGAACTGCACTTAAATCTGAATTTAAAAAAAGGTAAAGACAAAGTTCCTTTTCGTCTTCTCATAACTCCCCCTTATCCTGTAGGCAGACCACCAAAGATCGCTGCTTTAGTGGATAAGCTAAAAATAAAAGATAAAAACATAATTTCAGACCATACAGAGATAATTAAGCAAATTAAAAACCAAAAAATTAATTTTGATGTTTTAATTGCCAACAAAGATTATATTGCTAAAATTACGCCTTATGCTAAATTTTTAGGTCCAAAAGGATTAATGCCAACTGCCAAAAACCAAACTTTGACAGAAAACCCAGATAAGGTAATTGAAAACCTCTTAAAAGGGCAAAGGGAAATAAGAGCTGATGAATACGCTCTTGTCCATATACCCTGCGGCCGCCTCTCTTTAGGTAAAGAAAAACTGCTCAAAAATATCCGCTTCTTTATAGACCAGGTAAAGCAAAATCGACCTGAAGGCATCAAGGGAGAATTTGTGCTCAAAGTTTATTTAACAACCACAATGTCTCCGAGCTTAAAAGTTAAAATTGACTAAAAAGAAAAACAAATCTTGACAGACAGAGAAAAAAAGTATAGATTAAGATCCAGCCGCAGACAGTGGGTAGGGAAACCGTAAATCCCACCGAGGCAAAATTCCAAAACTTTAGTTAAGGAATTAAACCTGTTTGTGGCGGACAGGATTTTTTAATTTTATTAGGTATGCTCAAAAGAGAAGAAAAAGAAAAAATTGTCAAAAATTTGGCTAAAAAACTGAAAAAACTCAGCTTTGCTTTTATGGATTTTGCCTCAGTTTCTTCAGCACAAATGGCAGAACTAAAAAGCAAAGCCAAAGAAGAGGAAAGCGAGGCAAAAGTAGTTAAAAGAAATCTCCTTATTAAAGCCTTGCAAAAAGCAGGTTTAGCCAAAGATCTTCCCCAAGGAAGTTATCTTTTGGTCAGCAATGAAAAAGATGAAATAGCCCCTTTCAAATTTGTAGCCCAGTTTATAAAAGAAAATGAAGCAGGAAGTTTTCAGGGAGGCGTGTTTGAGAAACAACTAATTTCTCCACAAGAAGCAGAAAAAATCGCCACCCTTCCTTCTAAAGACGAATTAAAAGCCAAACTTGTCTTTGTTTTGGCTTCACCTATCAGGCAACTGCATTACAACCTTAGTTACAACTTAACAGGCTTAATCAATATCTTAAAGCAAAAAGCAGAAAGTAATGCTTAAAATCCAATCAGTTATTCCAATGTTCTTAAGAATGTTGGAATATAAAAATTAGGTAAAAACTAAATAAATAT is drawn from bacterium and contains these coding sequences:
- the prfB gene encoding peptide chain release factor 2; protein product: MKKEELGKILRIEEKRQEILALEKEMQDPNFWQNKSAQEKAERYSQLKNIVDKFDFATTKELKELEKEALFSGPYDAYPAIISLSAGTGGVDACDCAQMLERMYLKFAEKMGFRTTLLYRLTNEEAGIKQAVYQIKGKNAFGWLQSEHGVHRIVRISPFNAQGLRQTSFVLVEVIPEIPEPKIDIDNKDLKIETFRASGHGGQHVNTTDSAVRITHLPTGITVSCQNERSQIQNREEALKILKSRLLLLKEEEHKQKLQQIKGKTQASWGRQIRSYVFDPYQLVKDHRTNLETRQIEKILNGDLEKFALSFLKWKNKTVK
- a CDS encoding aminoacyl-tRNA hydrolase, with amino-acid sequence MTSQETILILGLGNPGEKFIQTRHNFGFFALDSLLKALEETGNQKLGFKTEKKFKSEICRLNYPENQKIILAKPLTFVNLSGEAAIALKKFFKPHKIIVVYDDFNLPLKTIRLKFAGQSGGHKGVKNIIEKIGSDFWRLKLGIGPQPFKMRAEKFVLQKIDPKEKKTFEQIAQKAASLLLKILKDEEKLAPTTIKDNKE
- a CDS encoding HAD-IIB family hydrolase; this translates as MSQKAKIAASPLIFYDVDGTLAPPFATPPSRFKTFLLSLNTKGVKQILCSGKNGEYLAGLARGLGLNAFPWVIAENGGVLYNWQKLKKEYLLSKKEREAVRYYRSQIESRYSRWIIFEEPKETVVTFYFRRSPSLFAELRTLKDKEEKVKFILHHDGGFDVLIIGVNKKRAVERFFEKIGAGEAIICGDGENDLDMFEAGFPVTFKDAASKVKKRVKNLGGFISSKSAPWGIIEAFSFIKNKNIFSLPEGSFDFRPWGKWEVLDERVGFKVKYLEVKPGHRLSLQRHFHRKEVWVVVQGQALVYKGKQKKLLKEGEVIKIAQKEWHRLKNPGSKTLKIVEIQQGEYLEEDDIERKEDDYGRIK
- a CDS encoding 50S ribosomal protein L10, yielding MLKREEKEKIVKNLAKKLKKLSFAFMDFASVSSAQMAELKSKAKEEESEAKVVKRNLLIKALQKAGLAKDLPQGSYLLVSNEKDEIAPFKFVAQFIKENEAGSFQGGVFEKQLISPQEAEKIATLPSKDELKAKLVFVLASPIRQLHYNLSYNLTGLINILKQKAESNA
- a CDS encoding YbaB/EbfC family nucleoid-associated protein; this encodes MFQQFKDLMKLQSQAKRMQKELKKTVVEAEGEGGKIKVEMNGEQKVVNLEIAAELLKPENKRRLEKALLKTLAEASKAIQKIIAQKGKSMMGDLPNFLK